In Henningerozyma blattae CBS 6284 chromosome 6, complete genome, the following are encoded in one genomic region:
- the TRM112 gene encoding RNA methylation protein TRM112 (similar to Saccharomyces cerevisiae TRM112 (YNR046W); ancestral locus Anc_6.370): protein MKFLTTNFLKCPVKTCDTSNDNFPLQYNGEKCQLIQDESIEFNPEFLLNILDRIDWAAIIIVARDLGNKSLPPTKPSFSPELSDDDLIVLRDLHTLLLQTSIVDGEMKCKNCGHIYFIKNSIPNLLLPPHLA, encoded by the coding sequence ATGAAGTTTTTAACTACCAACTTTTTAAAATGTCCTGTCAAGACCTGTGATACATCTAATGACAATTTCCCATTGCAATACAACGGTGAAAAATGTCAGTTAATACAGGACGAAAGTATTGAATTCAATCCTGAATTTTTGTTGAATATCCTAGATAGAATAGATTGGGCTGCTATTATCATTGTGGCCAGAGATCTAGGAAACAAATCGCTACCGCCAACAAAGCCATCTTTTTCTCCAGAATTGTCTGACGATGATCTAATTGTTCTAAGAGATTTACATACTTTGTTGTTACAAACTTCTATAGTGGATGGTGAGATGAAATGTAAAAATTGTGgtcatatatatttcattaagAATAGTATCCCAAATCTATTGTTACCGCCTCATTTGGCTTAA